DNA sequence from the Myxococcus guangdongensis genome:
TGACCGGAGCGTGGACGTGGTGGACCTGCGCCGCCGCGTGGGCATGGTCTTCCAGAAGTCCAACCCGTTCCCCAAGAGCATCTTCGAGAACGTCGCCTACGGCCTGCGCGTGGGCGGCATGAAGGACAAGGCGGCCCTGGCCCAGCGCGTGGAGAAGTCCCTGCGCGGCGCCGCCCTGTGGGACGAGGTGAAGGACCGGCTGCACGAGAGCGCCCTGGGCCTGTCCGGCGGCCAGCAGCAGCGCCTGTGCATCGCCCGCGCGATGGCGGTGGAGCCCCAGGTGCTGCTGATGGACGAGCCGGCGAGCGCGCTGGACCCCATCGCCACGGCGAAGATCGAGGAGCTCATCCACGAGCTGAAGGCGACCTACACCATCGCCATCGTCACCCACAACATGCAGCAGGCCGCCCGCGTGTCGGACCGGACTGCTTTCTTCTACATGGGTGAGCTGGTGGAGTGCGGGCCCACCGAGCAGATCTTCACCAACCCGCGCGAGAAGCGCACCGAGGACTACGTCACCGGGAAGTTCGGGTGAGCGCAGAGAAGGGATTGTCGCAGATGCCGTTGACCCACACGGACAAGGCGTTCGAGCAGGACCTGAGGGACTTGCGCGAGAAGCTCCTCGCGATGGGGGCCAAGGTGGAAGGCCTCATCGCCCAGAGCATGCGCGCCCTCACGGACCGCGACAGCGCCCTGGCGGAGAAGGTCGTCGCGGCCGACAAGGACGTCAACCGGCTGGAGGTGGAGATCGACGAGCTGTGCCGGCGCATCCTCGCGCTGCGCCAGCCGGCCGCCAGTGACTTGCGCCTCATCACCACGGCCTTGAAGATCGTCACGGACCTGGAGCGCATCGGCGACCTCGCCGTCAACATCGCCGAGCGCTCCATGGACTTGAACCAGGTGCCGCCGCTGGCGCCCTACGTGGACACGCCCCGGCTGGCGGAGCTGGCCCAGCAGCAGGTGAAGCGCTCGTTGGATGCCTTCGTGTCCAACGACGTGGCGAAGGCGGAGGAGGTGCTCCAGGGGGATGACCTGCTGGATGCGCTGTTCCTCAAGATCTTCAACGAGCTGCTGGCGTACATGATGGAGGACTCTCGCAACATCCGGCGGGCCACCGCGCTGATGTTCATCGCCAAGCACCTGGAGCGCATCGGCGACCACGCGCTGAACGTGGCGGAGATGGTCGTCTACATGGTGCGGGGCAAGGACATCCGCCATCCGCGCAGCCGCAACCTGGGCGACTAGCCCCGGCGACTTCACTCCGCCGTCACGTGGAATTGCCCGGGGCGCCCCGGGCGCTCCCCACTGCTGACGCGCGGGTCCCCTAGCGTGGAAACCGGTCGCGCGATGACCGCGCGCCAGTCCCCGGGGACCGCCCGCGCATGTCGCTCGCCTCCGCCCTCCTGCTGTTCGCCTCCTGCTTCGGCCTCACCGCGCTCGCCATCCAGTACGTGCTGGTGCTCCGCCACCGCCGGGAGGCGCCTCGGGCCCTCCCCGCCGGCGCCTGCTGGCCGGCCATCTCCATCCTCAAGCCCCTGTGCGGCGCGGATGACGACCTGGAGACCAACCTCAAGCACTTCGCCCACCTGGACTACCCCGGCGCCTATGAAGTCGTGCTGGGCGTCAAGGACACGCGCGACGCGGCCTACCCCGTGGCGTGCGAGGCGGTGCGCCGCTGGCCCGGCGTCATGCGCCTGGAGCTGCAGGAGGGCGCCCCCGGCCTCAATCCGAAGGTGAACCAGCTCATCACCCTGGCGGACCGGGCCCGGTATGACCTCTTCGTCATCAGCGACAGCAACACGCGCGTGGCGCCCGGCTACCTGGAGGAGATCGCCGCGGGCTTCGCGGACCCCACGGTGGGCTGCGTGACGCACCCCGTCTCGGGCATCGGCGAGAAGAGCCTGGGTTCGCTCCTGGACAACCTCTACCTGACGTCCAGCGCGGCGGCGGGGATGATTGGCGCCAAGCGCTTCGCGGACCAGGACATCGTGGTGGGCAAGTCCATGGCGCTGCGGCGCTCGGACGTGGACGCGCTGGGCGGCTTCTACTCGGTGCGCGACGTGCTCGCGGAGGACTTCGTCATCGGCCAGTGGGTGACGCGCAAGTTGGGGCGCCGCGTCGTGGTGGCGCGCGCGCCCGTCTACAACGTGTCCCTGGGCAAGAGCGTGCGCGCCTTCTTCCAGCGCTACCTGCGCTGGAGCGTCATCCACCGGACGGCCGTGACGCCGCCCACGTATGTCGCGCAGTCGCTGCTCAACCCCGCGCCGCTGGCGGTGGCGGGCGCGCTGGTGAGCCCCTGCCTGGAGTCGGTGACGCTGGCCATGCTCGTCGTGCTCGGCAAGGTCCTGGTGGACCTCTGCGCGTTTCGCGCGCTGCGTCCGCAGCCGGTGTCATGGCGCGTCGCGCCGGCGGTGCTGCTCAAGGACGCGCTGCTCTTCATCGCGTGGTGGCACGGCGTGTTCTTCCGCACGGTGGACTGGCGCGGGACGCGGCTGCGCGTGGGCCCGGGCACGCGCCTGTTGCCGCCGCGCGCGAGCGTGTCCACGGCGAACGCGGCGCTGACCCCTCGGGACGAGTGGGTCGCCGGCTGATGCACAGGTGTTTCATCACGCTCGCGACGGATTCACGTGGCGGACGTGAAGCCGCCGCGGTCGATGCCTACGTTGCTGTCCATGCCCCCAAGGACGTTGGCGCACCTTTCGGATCTGCACCTGGACCTGAGCCCGGCCAGTGACGCCCAGGCCCGCGCGCTGGTCACCGCGCTCCAGGCGAACCGCGCGGACCACGTGGTGGTGACCGGTGACTTGACGCACCAGGGCTCGCATGAGGAGTACCGTCGCTTCCTCGACATCTTCTCGCCGCTGTTGGACACCGGACGGCTCACGCTCATCCCCGGCAATCATGACCGCCCCGGCGAGGACGTGGGCGGCGGCTGGATGGACGGCCTGAAGGTGCGCACCGTGGAGCGCCCCGGGCTGTATCTGGTGTGCGTGGACTCCACCGGCGAGCACAACCGCAACTACTTCGCGAGCCACGGCGAGCTGTCGCTCGAGACGGTGGAGCAGGTGGAAGCGGCCCTGACGCGGGCGCCCAAGGACGCGCTGGTGGCGGTGCTCGTGCACCACCACGTGTTGCCCCTGCCCGAGGAGAGCTTCCCGGAGCGGCTCGCCACGCGCATGGGCTGGCCCCACGCCTCCGAGCTGTCGCTGGGCGCGGAGCTGGTGGCGCGGCTGCAGGGCCGGTGCGACCTGGTGCTCCACGGCCACCGTCACCACCCCAACGAGACGGTGGTGGACACGGCCCACGGCCGCCCCTTGCGCGTCTTCAACGCGGGCAGCTCCACGGATTTGGGGCGCTTCCGACTGCTCCAGCACTCGGAGGGCCGCCTGCTGGGCGAGCCGGTGTGGTGCCAGTCCACCCAGCCGGAGCGTCCGCGCACGGCCAGCCACAACGTGCGCCCCGCACTGCAGTACCTCGTCACCCAGCTGGGGATGGCGCTCTTCTGATGTCCGCCTGCTCGCTCTGCGAGCGGAAGCCATTCCACCGGGGGACGTGAATGGCGTGGGGGCGCGAGGGGGTTCTCCTCATGTTTGGGGAGGATGCTTGGCGCGACTGGACACCGATGATGGCTCGAGAAGAGTGCTGGTGGTCGACGACGACGCGGACTGGCGGGAGTTCCTGCGGCTCAGCCTGGAGGAGCTGGGGTATGACACGATGGAGGCGGCCGACGGCCAGGAGGCCCTGGACAGCCTCCGGCGCGGAGAGCGCTTCGAGGTCATGCTGCTGGACCTGAACATGCCGGGCATGAGCGGCCTGGAGGTCGTCGAGCGCCTGGAGCGGCTGCCCCGGGGGCCCCACCCCCGGGTGGTGTTCCTGACCTCGGCGGCCGCCCAGGATGTGGGCATGGCCCTGCTGGCCGGGCCCCACTACTACCTGCCCAAGGGCGCCAGTCGGGATCAACTGTCTCTCCTCTTGCAGTCACTTGGTGAGTGAGCCGCTGGCCAACCGAGGATACGGTAGAGGGCTCCTGAGAGGAGGGCCGTCATCGCATCGGAGCTGCTCATCATCTTGTTGCTCGTCCTGGCCAATGGCGTGTTCGCCGGGGCCGAGCTCGCCATCATTTCCATCCGAAGGACGCGGCTGAAGGAGCTGATGGAGCAGGGCAGTGGCTCCGCCAGGGCGGTGGAGGCCCTGCGGGCCAACCCCGAGCGGTTCCTCGCGACGGTGCAGATTGGCATCACCGTCATCGGCGCGACGGCGGCGGCCTTCGGTGGCGCGAGCATCGCCAACCGGCTGGCCCCGGTGCTGATGGAGCTGGGTCTGCCGGAGGCGACGGCGGACGAGGTGGCCCTGGCCGCGGTGGTCGTCTTCGTGTCGTTCCTGTCGCTGGTGCTCGGGGAGCTGGTGCCCAAGTCGTTGGCCCTGCGGGCCTCGGAGCGCTACGGGATGCTCATCGGCCGGCCCCTGCTGGGCCTGTCCTGGGTGATGCGGCCGGTGGTGTGGTTCCTCACGGCCAGCTCCAACGTGGTGCTGCGGCTGTTCGGGGACAGGACGAACTTCACCGAGAGCCGGCTGTCCGCGGAGGAGCTCCAGGCGCTGGTGGAGGAGGCCGCGAAGCAGGGCTCGTTGGACCCGAAGGCGGGTGAAATCGCCGCGCGCGCGTTCGAGATGGGCGACTTGACGGTGGGCGAGCTGATGGTGACGCGCGAGCAGATCGTCGCGCTGCGTCGCCACGCGAACGCGGATGAGATTCGCCAGATGCTGCTGGAGCGCGGGCACTCGCGGATGCCGGTGTTCGAGGGTTCACTGGACAACATCGTCGGCTACGTCATCGCCAAGGACCTGCTGGCCGTGGCGTGGGAGGGGAACCTCATCGTGCTGGAGGACGTGCTCCGGCCGGCCTTCTTCCTGGTGGAGACGATGCGGGCCATGGACGCGCTGAAGGAGCTGCAGCGCCGTCGCATGCAGCTGGCCATCATCGTGGACGAGCGCGGCGGCGTGGTGGGCCTGGTGACGGTGGAGGACCTGGTCGAGGAGATGGTGGGCGACATCCTCAGCGAGTCGGAGACACCCGAGGAGCTGGTGCGACGCGAGAGCCCCGTGGCGGCGGTGGTGCAGGGCAGCGCGGCCATCCGCGACGTCAACCGCGAGCTGGGGTTGGAGCTGGCCGAGGACGGCGATTACTCCACGGTGGCGGGGTTGAGCATCGCGCTCGCGGGCGGCGCCATCCCCGAGCCCGGCACGAAGCTGAAGACCAAGGACGGCCTGGAGCTGGAGGTGGTGGAGGCATCGCCCCGGCGCGTGCGCACGGTGCGCATCTTCCTGCCGCCGCCCCAGCCCGAGGAGGGCGACAGCGCCTGAGGCCCGCGCTCACCCCGCGTCCATCAACCCCAGGGTGAGCGCCTTCACCACCGCCTGGACCTTGTTGGTGGCGTTGAGCTTGAGCAGCGCGTTGCCGATGTGGAAGTTCACGGTGCGCTCTGAGATGTCGAGGATGGTGCTGATGTCCGCGGACGTCTTGCCCTCCCCCGTCCAGAGCAGCACCTCGCGCTCGCGCGGGGTCAGCGCGGTGTCCACCTCGGGCGCGAGCCGGGGCACCAGCAGGCCCATCATCCGAGCGTGGAGCTGGTGGGCCGTCACCAGCATCGGCTGACGCAGCGCCTCCAGCGTGGCCTTGGAGAGCGGCTCGGGTGAGGCGCGGGCGAAGGTGAGCAGACCGAAGACGCCGTGCGCGGCCCAGCACGACTGGCTCACCGCGGAGGCCAGCCCGAAGGCGCGCGCGTCCTCGAGGAGTTGGGGGGCCTGGGCGAAGAGCGCGTCGGACCAGACCAGGAGCTCGGTGGTGCTCGCACCCAGGCGCACCACCGGGTCGACGCGGAGGTAATCGTGCGCGTGGTAGTGCGCCATCCATCCAGGGGGATAGGAGTCGAAGGTGGCCACCGCGGGATGGGAGACGGGCCAGGGCATGCGCAACAGGTAGCCGCAGAAGTCGAAGCCCAGCGCCCGCGCCAGGGCATCCACGTGCTCGAACAAGGCCTGCGCATCCTCCACGCGCCGCGCCGGCGGTCCACGTGGAGGTCCCGAGTCGACGGACACACCCACCCCCAGGCTCCAAACGACTGGCACTGGGTGGAGGATATAAACAGCCCGCCTCCGGCGGACCAGCCCCGATGACTGTCTTTGCTCCACGAGGGCATGACGTCTGGCCCGCACCGAGTCCTCAGCGCGCGCGGAGGGCCCTGGCGAAGGTCGAGGTGATGAATTGAGGGCGGGTGATGGCGCTGCCCACGACGACCAGGTCCGAGCCGAGCCGCAGCGTCCGGGCGGCCTGGGCTGGCGTCGAGATACCTCCCTCGGCCACCAGCGGGCACCGCACCACGGCGGCGCGAAGTTTCCGCAGGTGCTCGAAGTCATCGTCGGAGAGGTGGCGCCCGGCGGTCTCCTGGGTGAAGCCATACAGCGCGCTGGAGACACAGTCGAACCCCAGCTCCTGGGCGAGCGAGGCCTCGCGGACGGTGGCCACCTCCGCCATCAACGGGACGTCCGGGTAGCGGGCGCGGACCGTCCTGACCAGGTCCGGGAGCGACTGTCCTTCCGGACGCCAGCGCTCCGTCGCGTCGATGCCCACCAGCTGGGCGCCGGCGTCCACGACCTCGGCCACCTCCGCGAGCGTCGGCGTGACGCTCACCGTCGAGTCGGGATACTCGCGGAGGAGGACGCCGATGAGCGGCAGTGGGACCTTCGCGCGAATCGCGGCGAGCTCCGCGGGCCCGTTGGCGAGGATGCCCTGGGCGCCTCCCCTGGCCGCCGCGACGGCCATTGCGACCATGAACGCGCTGCCGTGGAGTGGCTCCCCGGGCAGGGCCTCGCAGGCCACCACGAGGCCTCCCTGGAGTTGCTGGAGCAGCCTCATCCGGTGACCCACTCCGGTTGGCGGTCGCGCACGTCGCTCCGCGGCAGGTCTCCCAGCGAGTGGCGCACCGCGGGCACCTCGATACCCCGAGGCCAGGGCCAGGGGGCGACGTCCTCGGAGGGGCTCCCCAGTTCGTCGAAAGGGCGCTGTCCGGCGGTGGTGGGCATTGACGACCTCCCGTGCGAAGGGTTCCCCTGAGTTAAAGCCAGACACCCGGACGGGAAACCTGTCAGGACTGACAGGATGAGCGCCCGACAGAGGGGCCACGCACCGGGCGACGCCGGAGCCGCCTGGCGAATCCCAGACACCCACGGCGGACGCCCGCGCTTTCTCGACGTGTCAGACACTGTGACGCGCGGCGGGTCCTTGGGGACACGGAGCCTGCGCTTTACTGACGGAGACTCGGTGACATGAATCTCATCGGTTGGGTGGAAACCGCCCCTCGGTGAGTCATTGCGTGAATGAATTGACCCAGTTCAATACACCCATGCGATTCGCCTAACGTGGTCGTGCCTCATTGCGAGGCCATTGACCGGAGCCAGACATGACACGTGCATATGGATTCCCCGCGCTCGCGGCGCTGTTGCTCTTGGGCGGCTGCGACGGCAGCTCTTCCGAAGTGGGCGCGCCATCCTCATTGCAGACACAGGAGGCAGCGGTAGGTGAGTTGGACCTGGCGGTGGTGGACCTGGTGGCGTCCTGCCAGGCCACGGCGCTGACGCTGTCCGCGGCGGTGCAGAACCTGGGGGCCACCGGCATCGCCGGCTCGACGGCGGCCATCTACGCGGGCGAGCCGGGCGCGGGAGGCACGCGCCTGGGCATCGTCAGTGTTCCCTTCCTGGTGGGCGGCGAGCGCTTCCCCTTCCAGCTCTCCTTCACGGTGCCGGAGGGAACCCAGCGGGTGGTGGTGCTCGCGGACGACGACGGAATCTTCGACGAGGGGGACGAGGCGAACAACCGCGCCGCGTTCGACTTCCTGGTTCCGTGCGCGACCAATCAGCTGCCCGTGGCGAACTGCCAGGACGTCACCGTCCCGGCGGACGCGACCTGCCGGGGTGTGGCCTCGGTGGACAACGGCTCGTTCGACCCGGATGTCTTCCCGGGGCCGTTCAGCGTGAGCCAGACGCCCGCGGGCCCGTTCTCCCTGGGGACGACGCCCGTCCGCCAGGACGTGACGGATGGCGCCAGCACAAGCACCTGTGCCGCGACGGTGAACGTGGTCGACGTCACCGCGCCCACGCCAGGCGCGAGCCGGGGCATCACCCTGACGCCCTCGGCCGGTTCCGACTATGTGCTGGTGTCGCTGGATGACTGCGCCCTGCCGGCCACGGACAACTGTGGCGGCACGCTGCCCCTGGCACAGGCGGGGACGCTGCTGCGCGTCACCTCCGACGAGCAGAACGATGCGCTGTCATTGCTGCGGTTGTTGGCCTGTGACGACATCAAGCTGAGCGCGGATGGCAAGTCCGCGCTGGTGCGAGCCGAGGCGGCGCTCCTGGGCAATGGCCGCGTCTACACGTTCGTCTATGGCGTGAAGGACAACGCGGGCAACCAGTCCGTGGGCTCCTGCCAGGTCCGGGTCCCCGCGCTGCTCGGCAATCCCGCGGTCGACTCGGGGGCACGGTATTGCCAGGGTGAGGGCTGCCCCTCGGGGACGACGTACCCCGGGCTGCTCTGCTCGCTGCTGTAGTTCATGGGAGGCATGGCACTCCGCCCGGATTCGCTCTGGGCGGAGTGCTGTCAATGCCTCTCAGCCTCCGACGGATGGGCCGGGCGCTGAATCCTGCATTCCCGGGATGGCCTGGAGTGCTGCTTTTGTAATATGGTTACATCCTCCCCAAGGAGGAACAATGTCGACGAGATATTTCATTGGTGCGGCACTGGGAATGCTGGTGGCCGTGGCCATGGGCTGTGGAGCGCCGTCTGCTGAAGAGGTGGTAGGGGTGGAGGGGGTCGAGGAGGTCTCGCGGGAGCTGTCGACCTGTTCGGCGGCCTGCGCCACGGGGTCGGTGACCTGTCCGTCGGGCACGACGGTCTGCTCCGCCCAGGACAACTCCGGGGTGACGTGCAACGGGACGTTCATCGCGTGCCCCACGACGCCCCCGGCGTGTGGCGGACTGCCGCAGTGCAGAGACCTGGTGGGAAGCAGTTGCGCCCTCGGCTCCAGGGAGCCGTGCTGCACGGCATCGGGAGCCGAGAGCTTCTGCGTCTGTACCCTCAGTGGAATCCTGCGCTGCAACGCACTCTAGGCAGAGTCCGAGTGGCCTTGACTCGCCTCCAGACGACTGCCCGTTGAGGTCGTGTGAGCTCATCCGGGCGGATGATGGAGGGCTCCATAGGACATAAGCCCGGGGCGCCAGAGGTAGGCCCCGGCACCCTCTACCGGCAGGAGCCCCCACACCGCCCAGCCCCCCATCGAGCCCTCATGTCGGGAGTCCTCTGGGAGGACTCCCGACATGAGGGCCTCCGTGCCTGCTTGCCCCTAGGGCACGGAGGCGGCCGCAAATAGCCGGCGGTGTCACCTCACCAGCCCCAGGCCGAATGTGTGCTTGCGTCGGCAAGGAAGTTCGGCTACTTGTCCCCTCGCCTCAGCGGTTCTGCGCGATTAGCTCAGCTGGATAGAGCGTTGGCCTCCGGAGCCAAAGGCCGCAGGTTCGACTCCTGCATCGCGCGCAGGGACAACCGCCCGGTCTTCCTCAGGAAACTGATGGAGACCGGGCGGGAAATCCTGCCCTCCGCGAGGCTCCCCCACAGCTTCCGACCTCTTCAGCGCCAGCCTCCAGGACGATGGCCCTCGCCTGTCGAGACGCCCTGGCGTGGAGAGCCGCCGCTACCGCGAGCATTCCCCGCGGACCCGCAGGGAACAGCGACGCCGCAGCCGGCGTCACGCCACGGCTCCGCGAGAGCCATCACTCAATCCGAGACACGAAATCCGCAGGCAGGCCGTCACACGGCTCGTGATACCGATATCGCCAGAATCGCGGACAGTGCGGTCACGGTTCATCTCCTGGCACGAGACTGGTCGAGCCCCCCTCGCAAATCGGCCCCAATTCCACGCGCACCCAGGGGGTCTTCCGCGAAATGATTGGCTCTCGCCCGCAAGCGCATGAGGAAATCCACAGCACCGTCGTGTACGTCGCATCGCTGTAATAGTAATAGGTATAGGTGTTCGTACAGAGGGCAAGGGACTCCACGTCCTCAGCCTGAGCGCTCTCGGACTGGGCCGTCTCGACAGAGCCTTCGCCCGCCCCCAACAACACACCCAGCGACATCACGAGAACGACAGGTAGCGAGGACATGTCACCTCCATGAACGGCGGATGAAACTCCGGTCCGAACCCCAGGCACTGGAGCCAATCCCATACTACTCGCCACCATCCACGACACACAACCAGGGCCCAAGTCTCGTACGGCATTGCGAGGTTGTCTTTGCCCCTCGGAAACCCCGCATCAGCCCATCCTCCTCGGCGCCGTCGTGACCCTCTCCGTGGGTTGACGTTCGCCCACGGCACTTCCGCACGCCGCCGTCTCCATCGCCGTCATCGCCATCCTACGGACAGCCGCGACGCGGCTGTTCCGCGGACTCGAAGGCATCCACTGCGAACTCGCGCTCGGCCCCATCCGCCTCCAGCGTGCTCGGCCCACGAGTCCTGCTCGGAATGCGCGCGGCCCCGCGCGGCCACTCCCGGACTGGTGATGGGAACGGGCGCCGGTCACATCCTCGGCTGGTACAGCGCGTCAGGAATCCTCGCGGCACTCGCCTGGTCGCGAGACACACGGGTCCCCATCGTCGCGAAGACGCAGCCTGGACCCAACACCCTCACGCTCCATCACATTCCCACCGGGAGACCTTCGTTTTTTCGAAGCCTCCCCGGGGCTTTTCCTATTGGCGCGAA
Encoded proteins:
- a CDS encoding metallophosphoesterase family protein; the protein is MPTLLSMPPRTLAHLSDLHLDLSPASDAQARALVTALQANRADHVVVTGDLTHQGSHEEYRRFLDIFSPLLDTGRLTLIPGNHDRPGEDVGGGWMDGLKVRTVERPGLYLVCVDSTGEHNRNYFASHGELSLETVEQVEAALTRAPKDALVAVLVHHHVLPLPEESFPERLATRMGWPHASELSLGAELVARLQGRCDLVLHGHRHHPNETVVDTAHGRPLRVFNAGSSTDLGRFRLLQHSEGRLLGEPVWCQSTQPERPRTASHNVRPALQYLVTQLGMALF
- the pstB gene encoding phosphate ABC transporter ATP-binding protein PstB encodes the protein MEARELTLRYGAKEAIKTVSLAIQDRRVTALIGPSGCGKSTFLRSLNRMNDLIPGANHTGTILLDDTDIHDRSVDVVDLRRRVGMVFQKSNPFPKSIFENVAYGLRVGGMKDKAALAQRVEKSLRGAALWDEVKDRLHESALGLSGGQQQRLCIARAMAVEPQVLLMDEPASALDPIATAKIEELIHELKATYTIAIVTHNMQQAARVSDRTAFFYMGELVECGPTEQIFTNPREKRTEDYVTGKFG
- the phoU gene encoding phosphate signaling complex protein PhoU, whose amino-acid sequence is MPLTHTDKAFEQDLRDLREKLLAMGAKVEGLIAQSMRALTDRDSALAEKVVAADKDVNRLEVEIDELCRRILALRQPAASDLRLITTALKIVTDLERIGDLAVNIAERSMDLNQVPPLAPYVDTPRLAELAQQQVKRSLDAFVSNDVAKAEEVLQGDDLLDALFLKIFNELLAYMMEDSRNIRRATALMFIAKHLERIGDHALNVAEMVVYMVRGKDIRHPRSRNLGD
- a CDS encoding response regulator, translated to MARLDTDDGSRRVLVVDDDADWREFLRLSLEELGYDTMEAADGQEALDSLRRGERFEVMLLDLNMPGMSGLEVVERLERLPRGPHPRVVFLTSAAAQDVGMALLAGPHYYLPKGASRDQLSLLLQSLGE
- a CDS encoding hemolysin family protein, with protein sequence MLVLANGVFAGAELAIISIRRTRLKELMEQGSGSARAVEALRANPERFLATVQIGITVIGATAAAFGGASIANRLAPVLMELGLPEATADEVALAAVVVFVSFLSLVLGELVPKSLALRASERYGMLIGRPLLGLSWVMRPVVWFLTASSNVVLRLFGDRTNFTESRLSAEELQALVEEAAKQGSLDPKAGEIAARAFEMGDLTVGELMVTREQIVALRRHANADEIRQMLLERGHSRMPVFEGSLDNIVGYVIAKDLLAVAWEGNLIVLEDVLRPAFFLVETMRAMDALKELQRRRMQLAIIVDERGGVVGLVTVEDLVEEMVGDILSESETPEELVRRESPVAAVVQGSAAIRDVNRELGLELAEDGDYSTVAGLSIALAGGAIPEPGTKLKTKDGLELEVVEASPRRVRTVRIFLPPPQPEEGDSA
- a CDS encoding N-acetylmannosamine-6-phosphate 2-epimerase, translating into MRLLQQLQGGLVVACEALPGEPLHGSAFMVAMAVAAARGGAQGILANGPAELAAIRAKVPLPLIGVLLREYPDSTVSVTPTLAEVAEVVDAGAQLVGIDATERWRPEGQSLPDLVRTVRARYPDVPLMAEVATVREASLAQELGFDCVSSALYGFTQETAGRHLSDDDFEHLRKLRAAVVRCPLVAEGGISTPAQAARTLRLGSDLVVVGSAITRPQFITSTFARALRAR
- a CDS encoding ceramide glucosyltransferase; the encoded protein is MSLASALLLFASCFGLTALAIQYVLVLRHRREAPRALPAGACWPAISILKPLCGADDDLETNLKHFAHLDYPGAYEVVLGVKDTRDAAYPVACEAVRRWPGVMRLELQEGAPGLNPKVNQLITLADRARYDLFVISDSNTRVAPGYLEEIAAGFADPTVGCVTHPVSGIGEKSLGSLLDNLYLTSSAAAGMIGAKRFADQDIVVGKSMALRRSDVDALGGFYSVRDVLAEDFVIGQWVTRKLGRRVVVARAPVYNVSLGKSVRAFFQRYLRWSVIHRTAVTPPTYVAQSLLNPAPLAVAGALVSPCLESVTLAMLVVLGKVLVDLCAFRALRPQPVSWRVAPAVLLKDALLFIAWWHGVFFRTVDWRGTRLRVGPGTRLLPPRASVSTANAALTPRDEWVAG
- a CDS encoding autoinducer binding domain-containing protein, with the protein product MGVSVDSGPPRGPPARRVEDAQALFEHVDALARALGFDFCGYLLRMPWPVSHPAVATFDSYPPGWMAHYHAHDYLRVDPVVRLGASTTELLVWSDALFAQAPQLLEDARAFGLASAVSQSCWAAHGVFGLLTFARASPEPLSKATLEALRQPMLVTAHQLHARMMGLLVPRLAPEVDTALTPREREVLLWTGEGKTSADISTILDISERTVNFHIGNALLKLNATNKVQAVVKALTLGLMDAG